One Candidatus Delongbacteria bacterium DNA segment encodes these proteins:
- a CDS encoding transcriptional repressor, whose product MQRDTRQRRAIREVVMVQARPLTPLEILTEAQKLVARLGLATVYRNLRMLLDEGFLREVLIPGDSPRYEQAGKGHHHHFFCFRCGKVFEIAGCRPEVNTLVPAGYIQEFHELTFYGSCAGCALESTDKPVEAGTHRI is encoded by the coding sequence ATGCAACGGGATACGCGCCAACGGCGAGCCATTCGAGAAGTTGTCATGGTCCAGGCCCGGCCGTTGACCCCGCTGGAAATTCTCACCGAGGCGCAGAAATTGGTGGCCCGCCTGGGCCTGGCCACCGTCTACCGTAACCTGCGCATGCTGCTGGACGAGGGCTTTCTGCGGGAAGTGCTGATCCCCGGCGACTCCCCCCGCTACGAGCAGGCCGGCAAGGGCCATCATCACCACTTCTTCTGCTTTCGCTGCGGCAAGGTGTTTGAGATCGCCGGCTGCCGCCCCGAGGTGAACACCTTGGTGCCGGCGGGTTACATCCAGGAGTTCCACGAGTTGACCTTTTACGGAAGCTGCGCCGGTTGTGCCCTGGAATCAACAGACAAACCCGTCGAGGCCGGAACCCATCGAATTTAG
- a CDS encoding M1 family aminopeptidase has translation MLEGVQPHGDGTSTWAYRHDHPMSSYLVSIVCGRLSILEDEWQGLPLRWFVYPQHVGAAGQAVSRMDQMLECFSGLWGDYPFEGYAMGEAPIYGGMGGMEHQTCTTIGNGILAAGLQYESIIAHELSHMWWGDALTPVDFRQVWLNEGWATYAEALYFQHLASGDETVFLDYLQQIQQTYLSWDSEYLPIFAPPADDLFNISQYEKAASVLHMLRDLLGDEAFGQAQRDWQAAHRYGTVGTAEYQAALENAGNQELDWFFQQWIYSGGYPTYQHRTELRQEADNCLVHLTVSQSHPRLDSFRARVPLRLVSSQATLDTLVWLEQPTQQFSWTLPGVFDTLIFNHRHPVLCRQQALPPQPGPPQWRVLALELDDSQGGNGDGDLAQGESAWLSLQVENTGGWDTELQFSLSGSGVEIGGTWETIPESAGGMVHELPLGQVQLAGLESAEIGYLNLILGSHSAHYPEQQTPLQLPVGDPWLLLVAPGSQSALLPFYREQLDSLCVFSDVLDPAATPLPATLRPDHRGLLWLTGASGQSLSNAEAQWLAARETEQTGVLICGQDAFDLLDPPFLDRIEILNPDVNEVLVDGEGELAGLTALLIGAGGAQNQSSPSSLTCPDGLCHVLARYRNSQEPAMWQLDWQDSSHRVIAAGFGLEAISGLASTSSRRDWLARLAPLLDVELSVAPGPSATLRPGGFVLGEARPNPFNPTTTLSYQLDRPLEVSLQVHDLLGRQVAHSREGLRGAGIHQLRVDGGQLASGLYLVTVQAGEQRATRKVLLLK, from the coding sequence GTGCTCGAGGGCGTGCAGCCGCACGGGGACGGCACCAGCACCTGGGCCTACCGCCACGACCACCCCATGAGCAGCTATCTGGTTAGCATCGTCTGCGGCCGGCTTAGCATCCTGGAGGACGAGTGGCAGGGTCTTCCCCTTCGCTGGTTCGTCTACCCCCAGCACGTGGGTGCCGCCGGCCAGGCTGTCTCCAGAATGGATCAGATGCTGGAGTGTTTTTCGGGACTCTGGGGGGATTATCCCTTTGAGGGCTACGCCATGGGCGAGGCGCCCATCTACGGTGGCATGGGTGGCATGGAGCACCAGACCTGCACGACCATCGGCAACGGGATCCTCGCGGCGGGTCTGCAATACGAGTCCATCATCGCCCACGAACTGAGCCACATGTGGTGGGGCGACGCCCTGACCCCGGTGGATTTCCGCCAAGTCTGGCTGAACGAGGGCTGGGCCACCTACGCGGAAGCCTTGTATTTCCAACATCTTGCCAGTGGCGACGAGACCGTCTTTCTGGACTATCTGCAACAGATCCAGCAGACCTACCTCAGCTGGGACAGCGAGTACCTGCCGATTTTCGCGCCGCCCGCCGACGATCTGTTCAACATCAGCCAGTACGAGAAGGCGGCTTCCGTTCTGCACATGCTGCGCGACCTGCTGGGCGACGAGGCGTTTGGGCAGGCCCAGCGGGACTGGCAGGCCGCCCATCGCTACGGCACGGTGGGCACGGCCGAGTACCAGGCGGCGCTGGAGAACGCGGGCAACCAGGAGCTGGACTGGTTCTTTCAGCAGTGGATCTATAGCGGCGGCTACCCCACCTACCAGCACCGCACCGAACTGCGCCAAGAGGCGGACAATTGCCTGGTCCATCTGACGGTCAGCCAATCCCATCCCCGGCTGGACAGCTTCCGCGCGCGCGTGCCCCTGCGGCTGGTGAGCAGCCAGGCCACCCTGGACACCCTGGTTTGGCTGGAGCAGCCGACCCAGCAGTTCAGCTGGACTCTGCCCGGCGTCTTCGACACGCTGATCTTCAACCATCGGCACCCCGTGCTCTGTCGCCAGCAGGCCCTGCCACCCCAGCCGGGGCCGCCTCAATGGCGCGTGCTGGCGCTGGAACTGGATGACAGTCAAGGCGGAAACGGCGACGGAGATCTAGCCCAGGGGGAGAGCGCCTGGTTATCGTTACAGGTGGAGAACACGGGCGGCTGGGACACGGAGCTCCAGTTCAGCCTTTCCGGTAGCGGTGTGGAGATTGGTGGCACGTGGGAGACGATCCCGGAGAGCGCTGGTGGCATGGTGCATGAACTGCCGCTGGGCCAGGTCCAGCTCGCCGGGCTGGAATCCGCCGAAATCGGCTACCTGAATCTCATCCTCGGCTCGCACAGCGCGCACTACCCGGAACAACAGACCCCGCTGCAGCTGCCGGTGGGGGATCCCTGGCTGCTGCTGGTGGCCCCGGGCTCCCAATCCGCCCTGCTGCCCTTTTATCGCGAACAGCTGGATTCCCTCTGCGTCTTCAGCGATGTGCTGGATCCGGCGGCCACGCCCCTTCCCGCGACCTTGCGCCCCGACCACCGCGGCCTGCTCTGGTTGACGGGGGCCAGCGGGCAGTCGCTTTCAAATGCCGAGGCCCAATGGCTGGCGGCACGGGAAACCGAGCAGACAGGCGTGCTGATTTGTGGGCAGGATGCCTTCGACCTGTTGGACCCGCCCTTCCTGGATCGAATCGAGATCCTGAACCCGGACGTGAACGAAGTGCTGGTGGACGGCGAAGGCGAGTTGGCGGGTTTGACGGCCCTGCTCATCGGCGCCGGCGGGGCCCAAAACCAGAGTTCGCCCAGCTCGCTGACGTGCCCCGACGGTCTGTGCCACGTGCTGGCGCGCTATCGCAACAGTCAGGAGCCGGCCATGTGGCAGCTGGATTGGCAGGACAGTTCCCACCGGGTGATCGCAGCCGGCTTCGGCTTGGAGGCAATCTCCGGCCTGGCCAGCACCAGCAGCCGGCGCGACTGGCTGGCCCGGCTGGCTCCGCTGCTGGACGTGGAGCTTTCCGTCGCGCCCGGTCCGTCCGCCACGCTCCGGCCGGGCGGCTTCGTGCTGGGGGAGGCGCGGCCCAATCCCTTCAACCCGACGACCACGCTTTCCTATCAACTGGATCGTCCGCTGGAGGTCAGCCTGCAGGTGCATGATCTGCTGGGTCGGCAAGTGGCCCACTCGCGGGAAGGTCTGCGTGGAGCCGGAATCCACCAGCTGCGCGTGGACGGCGGCCAATTGGCTTCCGGACTGTATCTGGTGACCGTCCAGGCGGGCGAACAGCGCGCCACGCGCAAGGTGTTGCTGCTGAAATGA
- a CDS encoding S8 family serine peptidase — protein MRRALTGFAVSMALAGSVLAGSFSDGLERYVAGKSSTESIKVLLSLKEQAKVADLDQQLRDRKATLAERHELVISELMSTATRTQTDLLNELAALKTAGKVNGFTPYWITNAVVVNAPISVLRQLAARGDIDLAEVDLVVDAIMPVIPAKGLVIEQDNGSRVITAGLAAINADDVWNTLGVNGAGALVGSIDTGVDGTHPALSTRWRGNNGHPVSECWLDALGLGHATPQDGNGHGTHTTGTMVGGSDVGVAPGAMWIASNVIAGGTGSVFDNAVIASFQFMADPDGNPATLDDVPDVVQNSWGVNENFSGYVDCDSRWWAAIDNCEASGVCVTFSAGNEGPGAGTLRSPGDRCVTPYSCFSVGATDPVNGNVIASFSSRGPSTCSPAPYPIKPEVSAPGVDTYSTYPGGGFTTMSGTSMAGPHVAGVVALMRSANPNVDVNTIKQILMDTAGGVEDNTYGHGHIDAYAAVIAVMEGYGTLAGTVTSSSSGLPIEGASVSNTAGPQISSTNASGAYSMMMAEGPYTMQYSAFGYVAQNQAVNIVADVTTTQNVALTPAPSAVLSGFVYDADNNPVPGATIDFTNVILPNATTNASGFYSTSIPVGFTYNVTAFKPGVGSQSQTVTFNAAQTLDFHLPIYEGFESGNFAAFNWTQGGNAPWTIVSDVVYEGTYAAKSGLITHSQTSTMNMGMAVPSPGTITFRYKVSSESSFDYLRFYIDGVQQDAWSGEIDWTQATYPVAVGNHTFTWTYSKDSSVDTGSDCAWVDEIIPPDAVYPNVAVNPLSLSETVSPGGTASDIVNVSNTGEGDLLWTASVSTFSAASTVPYLELAKGQADPRQGEAARLSGGPDAFGYSWKDSNEPGGPAFSWFDISGIGTVVGNTDDTNYGPFNLGFTFNYYGVDYSAVRVCTNGWLSFTSTSNSLSPQGIPNAADPNALLAGMMRDLNPGSAGSLQYYADGANSRFIVQWTGVPVYGTSDYQTFQMILHSDGRIVYQYLTVVNATNCSVGIENESGTDGLQVAFNTAYLTNNLAIEFAATTPWLSVTPSSGTVVPSGSGSFSVGYNATDIAFGTFTGQVNFSCNDADTPSITIPVTMIVSGVDNTAPIITHTALGNTENTVGPYAVNANVTDPSGLQSVTLSYRLNGGAWTNVAMSGGPNYTANIPGQPFVTTVDYYVTAVDNSANHNVGTSATYSFQVVDASLPVIVHTPLVNTQDVTGPYVVNADVTDNAGLTSVTLAYRINGGAWTNVAMTGGPTYTANLAGRPIGTVIDYTITAVDASPAHNTAVTAINTFTILPPAGLEYCQNFEVGTLDDWTSVNLGAGNEWGPSSYGAQGYTAYIQYSSSTQEDHAALVSPVFDCSGQVTVQLDFWQYLRMGYAGYWSDAYVRGSTDGGATWTQLIAEWHSTDGGGTEFILEGLYNYDLTSWAAGQANVKIMFEFIDLYDWYWHVDDICITGTLPANPDPVVLSIAYAGSLANLSWTAVAGATSYDVYSAPAMDGTYTLLANTTGLAYSVPVTTGTKVFQVVTRNDAAAVATVNSNPLARPVTETERARFTK, from the coding sequence ATGCGCAGAGCGTTGACCGGATTCGCGGTCAGCATGGCCCTGGCGGGCTCCGTGCTGGCTGGAAGCTTCTCGGACGGGCTTGAACGCTACGTGGCGGGCAAATCCTCGACGGAAAGCATCAAGGTGCTGCTCTCGTTGAAGGAGCAGGCCAAGGTGGCCGACCTGGATCAGCAGTTGCGGGATCGCAAGGCCACCCTGGCCGAGCGTCACGAGCTGGTGATCAGTGAGCTGATGTCCACCGCCACCCGGACCCAGACCGACCTGCTGAACGAGCTGGCGGCCCTGAAAACCGCGGGCAAGGTGAACGGCTTCACGCCCTACTGGATCACCAACGCCGTCGTGGTCAACGCCCCCATTTCCGTTCTGCGGCAACTGGCGGCTCGTGGCGACATCGACCTGGCGGAAGTGGACTTGGTGGTGGATGCCATCATGCCCGTGATCCCGGCCAAGGGCTTGGTCATCGAGCAGGACAACGGCAGCCGGGTGATCACCGCCGGCCTGGCGGCCATCAACGCCGACGACGTGTGGAACACTCTCGGTGTCAACGGCGCCGGCGCCCTGGTGGGCAGCATCGACACGGGCGTGGACGGCACGCACCCGGCGCTGAGCACGCGTTGGCGCGGCAACAACGGCCATCCGGTCAGCGAGTGCTGGCTGGACGCCCTGGGCCTGGGTCACGCCACGCCCCAGGACGGCAACGGCCACGGCACGCACACCACCGGCACGATGGTGGGTGGCAGCGACGTGGGCGTGGCTCCGGGCGCCATGTGGATCGCCAGCAACGTGATCGCCGGCGGCACGGGCTCCGTGTTCGACAACGCCGTGATCGCCTCCTTCCAGTTCATGGCGGATCCGGACGGCAATCCGGCCACCCTGGACGACGTGCCCGACGTGGTGCAGAACAGCTGGGGCGTCAACGAGAACTTCAGCGGTTATGTCGATTGCGACAGCCGTTGGTGGGCCGCCATCGACAACTGCGAAGCCTCGGGCGTCTGCGTGACGTTCTCGGCGGGCAACGAGGGTCCGGGCGCCGGCACCCTGCGCAGCCCGGGCGACCGCTGCGTCACCCCCTACAGCTGCTTCTCCGTGGGCGCGACGGATCCCGTCAACGGGAACGTGATCGCCAGCTTCTCTTCCCGCGGGCCCTCCACGTGCTCGCCCGCGCCCTATCCCATCAAGCCGGAAGTGTCCGCGCCGGGCGTGGACACCTACAGCACCTATCCGGGCGGCGGCTTCACGACCATGAGCGGCACGTCCATGGCCGGCCCGCACGTGGCCGGCGTGGTGGCCCTGATGCGTTCGGCCAACCCAAACGTGGACGTGAACACCATCAAGCAGATCCTGATGGACACCGCCGGTGGGGTTGAAGACAACACCTACGGCCACGGCCACATCGACGCCTACGCGGCCGTGATCGCCGTGATGGAAGGCTACGGCACGCTGGCCGGCACGGTGACCAGCTCCAGCTCGGGTCTGCCCATCGAGGGCGCCAGCGTGAGCAACACCGCCGGTCCCCAGATCTCCAGCACCAACGCCTCCGGCGCCTACAGCATGATGATGGCCGAAGGCCCCTACACCATGCAGTACTCCGCCTTCGGGTACGTGGCGCAGAATCAGGCCGTGAACATCGTGGCCGACGTCACCACCACCCAGAACGTGGCGCTGACTCCGGCCCCCTCCGCCGTGCTGTCCGGCTTCGTCTACGACGCCGACAACAACCCGGTGCCGGGTGCCACCATCGACTTCACCAACGTGATCCTGCCCAACGCCACCACCAATGCGAGCGGCTTCTACAGCACCTCCATCCCGGTGGGCTTCACCTACAACGTCACGGCCTTCAAGCCGGGCGTGGGCAGCCAGAGCCAGACCGTCACCTTCAACGCCGCGCAGACGCTGGACTTCCACCTGCCGATCTATGAAGGCTTCGAGTCGGGCAACTTCGCCGCCTTCAATTGGACCCAGGGCGGCAACGCTCCCTGGACCATCGTCAGCGACGTGGTCTACGAAGGCACCTACGCCGCCAAGAGCGGGTTGATCACCCACAGCCAGACCTCCACCATGAACATGGGGATGGCCGTTCCCAGCCCGGGCACGATCACCTTCCGCTACAAGGTGTCCTCCGAGTCCAGCTTCGACTACCTGCGCTTCTACATCGACGGCGTGCAGCAGGACGCGTGGTCGGGCGAAATCGACTGGACCCAGGCCACCTACCCGGTCGCCGTGGGCAACCACACTTTCACCTGGACCTACTCCAAGGACAGCAGCGTCGACACGGGCAGCGACTGCGCCTGGGTGGACGAGATCATCCCGCCCGACGCCGTGTATCCCAACGTCGCGGTGAATCCCCTCAGCCTGAGCGAAACCGTCTCCCCCGGTGGAACGGCTTCGGACATCGTGAACGTGAGCAACACGGGCGAAGGCGACCTGCTCTGGACCGCCAGCGTCAGCACCTTCAGCGCCGCCTCCACGGTGCCCTACCTTGAGCTGGCCAAGGGCCAGGCCGACCCGCGTCAGGGCGAAGCCGCCCGCCTGTCGGGTGGCCCGGACGCCTTCGGCTACTCCTGGAAGGATTCCAACGAGCCCGGCGGACCGGCCTTCAGCTGGTTCGACATCAGCGGCATCGGCACCGTGGTCGGCAACACCGACGACACCAACTACGGTCCCTTCAACCTGGGCTTCACCTTCAACTACTACGGCGTGGATTACAGCGCGGTGCGCGTCTGCACCAACGGCTGGCTGAGCTTCACCAGCACCAGCAACTCGCTGTCTCCCCAGGGTATCCCCAACGCGGCGGATCCCAACGCCCTGCTGGCCGGCATGATGCGCGACCTGAATCCGGGTTCCGCCGGCTCCCTGCAGTACTACGCCGACGGCGCCAACTCGCGCTTCATCGTCCAGTGGACGGGCGTTCCGGTTTACGGCACCTCGGACTACCAGACCTTCCAGATGATCCTGCACTCCGACGGTCGGATCGTCTACCAGTACCTGACCGTGGTCAATGCCACCAATTGCTCGGTGGGCATCGAGAACGAGTCGGGCACGGACGGTCTGCAAGTGGCCTTCAACACGGCCTACCTGACGAACAACCTGGCCATCGAATTCGCCGCCACGACGCCCTGGCTGAGCGTGACCCCGTCCTCGGGCACGGTGGTTCCCAGCGGCAGCGGCAGCTTCTCGGTGGGCTACAACGCCACCGACATCGCCTTCGGCACCTTCACGGGCCAGGTGAACTTCAGCTGCAACGACGCGGACACCCCGAGCATCACCATTCCGGTGACCATGATCGTCTCCGGCGTGGACAACACGGCGCCGATCATCACGCACACGGCCCTGGGCAACACCGAAAACACCGTGGGTCCCTACGCGGTGAACGCCAACGTGACCGACCCGTCCGGTCTGCAGTCCGTCACCCTCAGCTACCGGCTGAACGGCGGCGCCTGGACCAACGTGGCCATGAGCGGCGGCCCGAACTACACGGCCAACATCCCCGGCCAGCCCTTCGTCACCACCGTGGACTACTACGTCACGGCCGTTGACAACAGCGCCAACCACAACGTCGGCACCTCCGCCACCTATTCCTTCCAGGTGGTGGACGCCAGCCTGCCGGTCATCGTCCACACCCCGCTGGTGAACACCCAGGACGTCACGGGCCCCTACGTGGTCAACGCGGACGTCACGGACAACGCCGGCCTGACTTCGGTCACCCTGGCCTACCGCATCAACGGCGGCGCCTGGACCAACGTGGCCATGACCGGTGGCCCGACCTACACGGCCAACCTGGCCGGCCGTCCCATCGGCACGGTGATCGACTACACCATCACGGCCGTGGACGCCAGCCCGGCGCACAACACCGCGGTCACGGCGATCAACACCTTCACCATCCTGCCCCCCGCGGGTCTGGAATATTGCCAGAACTTCGAAGTGGGCACGCTGGATGACTGGACCTCCGTCAACCTCGGCGCCGGCAACGAGTGGGGTCCCTCCTCCTACGGCGCGCAGGGCTACACGGCGTACATCCAGTACAGTTCCTCCACCCAGGAAGACCATGCCGCGCTGGTGAGTCCGGTCTTCGACTGCAGTGGCCAGGTCACGGTCCAGCTGGACTTCTGGCAGTATCTGCGGATGGGTTACGCCGGTTACTGGTCGGATGCCTACGTGCGCGGTTCCACCGACGGTGGCGCCACCTGGACCCAGCTGATCGCCGAGTGGCACTCCACCGATGGCGGCGGCACCGAGTTCATCCTGGAAGGGCTGTACAACTACGACCTGACCAGCTGGGCCGCGGGCCAGGCCAACGTCAAGATCATGTTCGAGTTCATCGACCTCTATGACTGGTACTGGCATGTGGACGACATCTGCATCACCGGCACCCTGCCGGCCAATCCGGATCCTGTTGTGCTGAGCATCGCCTACGCGGGCAGCCTGGCCAACCTGAGCTGGACGGCCGTCGCCGGCGCCACCAGTTACGATGTCTACTCCGCCCCGGCCATGGACGGCACCTACACCCTCCTGGCCAACACCACGGGCCTGGCCTACTCCGTTCCGGTCACCACGGGCACCAAGGTGTTCCAGGTTGTGACCCGCAACGACGCGGCGGCCGTGGCGACGGTGAACAGCAATCCGCTGGCCCGTCCGGTCACGGAGACGGAGCGCGCGCGCTTCACCAAGTAA
- a CDS encoding S8 family serine peptidase codes for MKRCLTLGSLVLALAGAAAAGQFSAGLERLAAGRSADEALTVLLSLREQADIAGLDADLHARRATRAARHEAVVRSLKERAASSQQDLLRSLEQLRRTGKVQGYTSYWITNAVLVKAPLGVLRELAARADVALVEPELLVELIDPILPATPGERAPGDGQRTPEPGVLAVRAQEVWNQLGVTGSGALVGGIDTGVLGTHAALSSRWRGNNGHPTAECWLDAAGLGHTTPNDGHGHGTHTMGTMVGGAPGLEVGVAPGAQWIASNCINMSTGGGFDNAVIASFQFMADPDDDPGTIDDVPDVVQNSWGVNEGFSGYFDCDSRWWAAIDNCEAAGVCVTWSAGNEGPSATTLRSPGDRALTPYNCFSVGATDPTAPYTIASFSSRGPSGCGGAFAMKPEVSAPGVDTYSCYNNGSYTTMSGTSMAGPHVAGVVALMRSANPDIEVDAIKQILMDTAVDLGPAGEDNAYGHGFVDAYEAVLAALSGFNDTYPPNITPASLDQVLAAQPQTVGAQITDASGLASVTLAWRLPEQAWNNVAMTQSGSSWSGQIPGQTGGSVVEYFITAVDGSENANSASTSVASYAVYTLLFAEGFNGTSTFTHEGGGGLTDQWHLESARAYEGTQSWKFGGTGSANYADNAGGVLSSPVLTLPAGATEIVASVRSWLAAETSGAYPDSCYDGGVLQLSLDGGPWQDALPSPDYTHDLRNRTSTAALVAWLGVPRPMFSGSADWTRLNVNVPFGTTTVQLRWLFGTDTGTTREGWYLDDFKLLALLPVSAGLPVNDLGIVWSGGVVTLNWSPQPGALAYRVYGGTQPWDVDPPLLGEVPVPGFQLNEAGSMRFYQVRVVY; via the coding sequence ATGAAGCGTTGCCTGACTTTGGGAAGCCTGGTTCTGGCCCTGGCCGGAGCCGCCGCGGCGGGACAGTTCTCCGCCGGGCTGGAGAGATTGGCCGCCGGCCGGTCCGCCGACGAAGCGCTGACGGTTCTGCTGTCCCTGCGCGAGCAGGCGGACATCGCGGGCCTGGACGCCGACCTGCACGCCCGGCGGGCCACGCGCGCCGCCCGGCATGAGGCCGTGGTGCGCAGCCTGAAGGAGCGGGCCGCCTCCAGCCAGCAGGATCTGCTGCGCAGCCTGGAGCAGTTGCGGCGTACGGGCAAAGTCCAGGGCTACACGTCTTACTGGATCACCAACGCGGTGCTGGTCAAGGCGCCGCTGGGCGTGCTGCGCGAACTGGCCGCCCGGGCCGACGTGGCGCTGGTCGAGCCCGAGCTGCTGGTGGAGCTGATCGATCCCATCCTGCCCGCCACGCCGGGGGAGCGCGCGCCTGGCGACGGCCAGCGCACGCCGGAGCCCGGGGTGTTGGCCGTTCGCGCCCAGGAAGTCTGGAATCAGCTGGGCGTCACGGGTTCGGGCGCGCTGGTGGGCGGCATCGACACGGGCGTGCTGGGCACGCACGCGGCGCTTTCCTCCCGCTGGCGGGGCAACAACGGGCATCCCACGGCGGAGTGCTGGCTGGACGCCGCCGGCCTGGGCCACACGACGCCCAACGACGGCCACGGCCACGGCACGCACACCATGGGCACCATGGTGGGCGGCGCTCCGGGCCTGGAAGTGGGCGTGGCTCCCGGAGCCCAGTGGATCGCCAGCAATTGCATCAACATGAGCACGGGCGGCGGCTTCGACAACGCCGTGATCGCCTCCTTCCAGTTCATGGCCGATCCGGACGACGATCCGGGCACCATCGACGATGTGCCGGACGTGGTGCAGAACAGCTGGGGCGTCAACGAGGGCTTCAGCGGTTACTTCGACTGCGACAGCCGCTGGTGGGCGGCCATCGACAACTGCGAAGCCGCGGGCGTCTGCGTCACCTGGTCCGCGGGCAACGAAGGTCCAAGCGCCACCACGCTGCGCAGCCCGGGCGACCGCGCGCTGACTCCCTACAACTGCTTCTCCGTGGGCGCCACCGACCCCACCGCGCCTTACACTATCGCCAGCTTCTCCTCCCGCGGTCCCTCCGGCTGCGGCGGCGCCTTCGCCATGAAGCCTGAAGTGAGCGCGCCGGGCGTGGACACCTACAGCTGCTACAACAACGGCAGCTACACGACCATGAGCGGCACGTCCATGGCCGGCCCGCACGTGGCTGGCGTGGTGGCCCTGATGCGCTCGGCCAACCCGGACATCGAAGTGGACGCCATCAAGCAGATCCTGATGGACACGGCGGTGGATCTGGGCCCGGCGGGCGAGGACAACGCCTACGGCCACGGGTTTGTGGACGCTTACGAGGCCGTCCTGGCCGCGCTGTCCGGCTTCAACGACACCTATCCCCCCAACATCACGCCGGCCAGTTTGGATCAGGTGCTGGCGGCCCAGCCCCAGACGGTGGGCGCGCAGATCACCGACGCCAGCGGCCTGGCCTCCGTGACCCTGGCCTGGCGCCTGCCGGAACAGGCCTGGAACAACGTGGCCATGACCCAGAGCGGCTCCAGCTGGTCGGGCCAAATTCCGGGTCAGACCGGCGGCAGCGTGGTGGAGTATTTCATCACGGCCGTGGACGGCTCGGAGAACGCCAACAGCGCCAGCACGTCCGTCGCCAGTTACGCGGTCTACACCCTCCTGTTCGCCGAAGGCTTCAACGGCACCAGCACCTTCACCCACGAGGGGGGCGGCGGACTCACGGACCAGTGGCATCTGGAGTCGGCCCGGGCCTATGAGGGCACCCAGAGCTGGAAGTTCGGCGGGACGGGTTCGGCTAACTACGCGGACAACGCGGGCGGCGTGCTCAGCAGCCCGGTGCTGACCCTGCCGGCGGGTGCCACGGAGATCGTGGCCAGCGTGCGCAGCTGGCTGGCGGCGGAAACCTCCGGGGCCTATCCGGATTCCTGCTACGACGGCGGCGTGCTGCAGCTGAGCCTGGACGGCGGTCCCTGGCAGGACGCCCTGCCCAGCCCCGACTACACGCACGACCTGCGCAACCGCACCTCTACCGCGGCCCTGGTGGCCTGGTTGGGCGTGCCCCGGCCGATGTTCAGCGGCAGCGCCGACTGGACGCGCCTGAACGTCAACGTGCCCTTCGGCACCACCACCGTCCAGCTGCGCTGGCTGTTCGGCACGGACACGGGCACCACGCGCGAGGGCTGGTACCTGGACGACTTCAAGCTGCTGGCCCTGCTGCCCGTGTCGGCCGGCTTGCCGGTCAACGATCTGGGCATCGTCTGGTCGGGGGGCGTGGTCACGTTGAACTGGAGCCCCCAGCCGGGCGCCCTGGCCTACCGCGTGTACGGCGGCACCCAGCCCTGGGACGTGGATCCGCCCCTGCTGGGCGAAGTGCCCGTTCCCGGCTTCCAGCTGAACGAAGCCGGATCCATGCGCTTCTATCAAGTGCGCGTGGTCTACTGA
- a CDS encoding spore maturation protein: protein MLDALRPAIDTFSYAMVPFLFVAIPVLAVARKVRLYEEFVEGAKGGFETALRIIPYLVAILVAIGMFRASGALDLLAGLLAPLTERIGLPAEVLPVALMRPLSGSGSLGLVTELIQVHGPDSLIGRIASTIYGSTETTFYVLAVYFGSVGIRRTRHAVVAGLLADCVGILTAVWICRAMFL, encoded by the coding sequence ATGCTTGACGCGCTGCGCCCCGCCATCGACACCTTCTCCTACGCCATGGTGCCCTTCCTCTTCGTGGCCATTCCGGTGCTGGCCGTGGCCCGCAAGGTCCGCCTATACGAGGAATTCGTGGAGGGCGCCAAGGGCGGCTTCGAGACGGCCCTGCGAATCATTCCCTATCTGGTGGCGATCCTGGTGGCCATCGGCATGTTTCGCGCCTCCGGCGCCCTGGACCTGCTGGCCGGCCTGTTGGCCCCCTTGACCGAGCGGATCGGCCTGCCGGCGGAGGTCCTGCCGGTGGCCTTGATGCGTCCGCTCTCGGGCTCCGGCAGCCTGGGTCTGGTGACGGAGCTGATCCAGGTCCACGGGCCGGACTCGCTCATCGGGCGGATCGCCTCCACCATCTACGGCTCCACGGAGACCACCTTCTATGTGCTGGCCGTCTACTTCGGCTCCGTGGGCATCCGACGCACGCGGCACGCGGTGGTGGCCGGTTTGCTGGCAGACTGCGTGGGCATCCTGACCGCGGTCTGGATCTGCCGGGCCATGTTCCTCTAG